The genomic interval GGAACAAGGCTGGCTGCCCAACCACTACCAGCACTTCGAAGCCGGCGACCGCATGCAGACCATAGAGTTGAGCGACGGCAGCACGGTACAGCTCAACCTCCACACCGAGCTTACCTACCTCAACTACAAGGACCAGCGCCAGGTCACGCTCAAGCGCGGCGAGGCGTTCTTCAAGGTGCAGCACGACAGCAACCACCCGTTCATCGTGCATGCCGGCAATGGCCAGACCCGCGTCACTGGCACCCAGTTCAACGTGTGGAAGTACCAGGACCAGGTCAAGGTCACCCTGGTGGAAGGCTCGGTACTGGTATCCAGCGACGGCAACGCCGGTGGCTACCGCCTGGGCCCGGGGATGCAGGCCAGCTACCACAAGGGCGATTTCGAGCCGCAGCTGGAGCAGAGCAATGACTACAGCAACAGCCTTGCCTGGCGCAGTGGCAAGCTGGTGCTCGACAACCTGAGCCTGGAGCAAGCGCTGCCAGTGATCAACCGCTACCTCGACGCGCCGCTGCAGCTGGCCGATGCCAGCACCGGCCGCATCCGCATCAGCGGTATCTACAACACCCGCGAGGTCGCCCGCCTGGTCAACAACCTGCCCAAGGTGCTGCCGATTTACCTGACCCGCAGCAAGGACGGCAGCACCGTGCTCAACCGCATCTCACCGCCGCCCAACAAGGGCTGACACCCTCCCCTTACAGCGTCATCGCTGCCAACCACCCAAACGCCAGCAATGGCAGGTTGTAGTGGATGAAGGTCGGTACCACGGTGTCCCAGATATGGTGGTGCTGACCATCTACGTTCAGGCCCGAGGTCGGCCCCAAAGTCGAGTCAGAGGCCGGCGAGCCTGCGTCCCCCAAAGCGCCAGCAGTACCGACGATGCACACGGTGGCCAGCGGGTCGAACCCCAGTTGCACGCACAGCGGCACAAAGATCGCGGCCAGGATTGGCACCGTGGAGAACGACGAGCCGATGCCCATGGTCACCAGCAGCCCGACCAGCAACATCATCAGGGCACCGATGCCCTTGCTGTGGTCGATCCACCGGGCGGAGGTTTCCACCAGGCTCTGCACCTCACCGGTGGCCTTCATGACGTCAGCAAAACCCGAGGCGGCAATCATGATGAAGCCGATCATGGCCATCATCTTCATGCCTTCGGTAAACAGGCCGTCAGTGTCCTTCCATTTGACGATGCCTGACAGCGAGAAAATCAGAAAACCGACCATGGCGCCGATGATCATCGAGTCCAGCAGCAACTGGACGATGAACGCGGCGGCGATTGCCAGCCCGGCCACCAGCAGTGTCAGCGGGTTGTACTGCACGCTCACCTGCTCCACCTGCTCAATGCGCGCCAGATCGTAGTCACGCTTCTTGCGGTAGCTGATAAACACCGCCAGGAGCAGGCCGACCAGCATGCCAGCAGCGGGGATGGCCATGGCGTGGGTGACGTTGACACCGCTCACGTCGACACCGGCGCGCGCGACGTTGGCCAGCAGGATTTCATTGAGGAATATGTTGCCGAAGCCCACTGGCAAGAACATGTACGGGGTAATCAGGCCGAAGGTGATCACGCAGGCGATCAGCCGGCGGTCGATGCGCAGGCGGGTCAGTACATACAACAACGGCGGCACCAGCAGCGGAATGAACGCAATGTGGATGGGCAGGATGTTCTGCGACGACACCGCCACCACCAGCATCAGGCCGATCATCAGCCATTTGACCTTGCCGCCATTGGTGTGCCCCTGGCGATCGATCATGGCCAGTGCACGGTCAGCCAAGGCATGGGCCAGGCCCGACTTGGCAATGGCCACGGCAAAAGCGCCCAGCAGAGCGTAGGACAAGGCAACCGTGGCACCACCGCCCAAGCCACCGTTGAACGCCTTTAACGTGCCCTCGATGCCCAGGCCGCCCACCAGCCCACCGACCAGGGCACCGATGATCAGGGCGATGACCACGTGCACGCGGGACAGGCTGAGTATCAGCATGATGCCGACCGCGGCGATCACTGCATTCATGGTTGGCTTACCTCATTACGACAGAAAAAAGCGCGCACTCTGAAGCAGTAGGCTGCAGATGTCAAAAGCGCCATGTTGCGGCACATTACGCAGCGGGGCAGGATTTAAATTGAATGTTTGAATAAAGAAAAAACGCTAGGGGCCGATAACGTGTTGCGCTGGGGGTGCCTGACCCAGCCTCAAAGTCAAAACCCTTAGAGCCCGGAAAAGGGATCCGCCCCATGCCTTTGCGCCAACTTTCCATTCAGTGGAAGATCACCCTGCTCGCCGGCCTCTGCCTGGCCGGCATCGTCACCTTGCTCGTCGGCCTGTCGTTATATCGCATGGACCACAGCTCGGACCTGGTCAAGGCCAGCAGCATGCAGATGCTGACCGAAGCGGCGCAATCGCGCATCGAGTCACAGGGTGAGGTGCAGGCGCTGAACATCCGTCGTCAGTTCATGGACGCCTACCAGTACGGCGCTGGGTTCGCCCGCCAAGTGCTGTTCCTGCGCGAACAGGCAGAAAAGCGCTACCTTGACGCCTTTGACCTGCGCGAAGACATGACACGCCAAGTGCGCACCGCCCTGCAGGCCAACCCCGACCTGCTCGGCCTGTCGCTGGTGTTCGAGCCCAACGCGCTGGACAACAAAGACAGCCTGTTCGCCGGCAAGGCGGAGCTTGGCAGCAACGAAACCGGGCGCTTTGCCCTGTACTGGTCGCAGCCGCGCCCCGGCCAGCTGACCGCCATGGCGCTGCCTGAACAGGACATGGCCAACACCGAGATCGGCCCCAGCGGCCAGCCCGCCAACACCTGGTGGGTCTGCCCGCGTACCACTGGCAAGGTGTGCGTGGTAGAGCCCTACTTCTATGACATCAATGGCCAGCAAGTGCTGATGACCAGCATCGTCTTCCCGCTGGTGGTCAACGGCAAGACCCTTGCCACGCTGTCCATCGACATCAACCTCAACAGCCTGCAGGCCCTGAGCCAGGAGGCCAGCCGCAGCCTGTACGAGGGCCGCACCACGGTCGGTATCCTCAGCCCGGTCGGCCTGCTGGCAGGCTATAGCGCCGATGCCAGCAAGCTGGCCCAGCGCTTCGACCAGGTAGACAAGGCCAAGGGCGCCGAGCTGGTACGCAAGCTGGCCGATGGCAAGATGACCATCCTGCACGACCAGCAGCGCCTGAAGGTGATGGCCGCGTTCCGGCCGATCCCCGACGCGCAACCCTGGGGCGTGCTGCTGGATGTGCCGGAAAACGCACTGACCGGGCCTGCCGAAAAACTGAAGCAGGAACTGGACGCGCTCAACACCAGCGGTACCCTGCTGGAGCTGGGCCTGGGGCTGGCGGCAGCCATTGCCGGCCTGCTGATGGTGTGGTTGATGGCCCGCGGCGTTACCCGGCCGATCCTCGGCGTAGCCGCAATGCTCAAGGACATTGCCAGCGGCGAAGGCGACCTGACCCGCCGCCTGACTTATCAGAAGCAGGACGAACTGGGCGAACTGGCCGGCTGGTTCAACCGGTTCCTAGACAAGCTGCAGCCAACCATCGCCGAGGTCAAACGCTCGGTGCAGGCTGCCCGTGGCACCGCCGACCAGTCTTCGGCAATTGCCACGCAAACCAGCGCCGGCATGGAGCAGCAATACCGCCAGGTTGACCAGGTGGCCACGGCCTCGCACGAAATGAGCGCTACCGCCCAGGACGTGGCACGCAGCGCTTCCCAGGCCGCCCAGGCCGCCCGCGATGCCGACCAGGCCACCCGCGAAGGCCTGGCAGTCATCGACCGCACCACCCAACGCATCGATGCCCTGGCCGCCGACATGAGCAACGCCATGGCCGAAGTCGAAGGCCTGGCGCAGAACAGCGAGAAGATCGGTTCGGTGCTGGAAGTGATCCGCTCGATTGCCGAACAGACCAACCTGCTGGCGCTGAACGCCGCCATCGAGGCCGCCCGCGCGGGTGAAGCCGGCCGTGGCTTTGCCGTGGTTGCCGATGAAGTACGCAACCTGGCCCGACGCACCCAGGAGTCGGTAGAAGAAACCCGCCAGGTGATCGAGGCCTTGCAGGACGGCACCCGCGAAGTGGTCGGTGCCATGGACAACAGCCACCGTCAGGCCCAGGGCGGGGTCGAACAGGTTGGCCAGGCCGTGACTGCGTTGCAGCGTATCGGCCAGGCGGTGACGGTCATTACCGACATGAACCTGCAAATAGCCTCGGCCGCCGAGGAGCAAAGCGCGGTGGCCGAAGAGATCAACAGCAACGTGGCAACGATCCGCGATGTCACCGAATCGCTGTCGGGGCAGGCCAACGAGTCGGCGCGTGTCAGCCAGTCCTTGAACAGCCTCGCCAACCAGCAGCAGGCGCTGATGGACCAGTTCCGCGTTTGAGGTAAACGGGGCCGCCCCAAGCAGCCCTGCCCTGCGCCAACACCTCGTCGTCTACACTTGCCCCCACCCCCAAGGCGCGGTAAACGACGAGGTCTGGATGAACAAGTTTTCAACGCTGCTGGCCGGCTTGTTGCTGGCCGTAGGCCTGGCCAGCACCGACAGTGCTGTATCGGCAGAGCAACCCTCCCCCATCCACTTTGGTGCCATAAGCTGGGAAAGCGGCGCCCTCACCACCGAAATTCTGCGGCTGATTGCGGAGCGCGGCTATGGCTACGCCACCGACACCCTGCCCGGCAGCACCGTCAGCATGGAAGTGGCCTTGGCCCGCAACGACCTCCAGGTGATCGCCGAAGAGTGGGCCGGGCGCAGCCCTGCGTGGGTCAAGGCGGAACAGGAAGGCCAGGTTTTCGCACTGGGCAACACGGTCAAAAATGCAGAAGAAGGCTGGTGGGTCCCCGCGTACGTGATCGAGGGCGACGCTGTTCGAAAGCTGAAGCCTTTGGCGCCCGAACTGCGCAGCGTCGATGACCTCAAGCACTACCCACAGGTATTTCGTGACCCCGAGTCACCCGACAAGGGCCGTTTTTTGAACAGCCCCAGCGGCTGGACATCGGAAACGGTCAACAGCCAGAAACTCAAGGCGTATGGCCTGGATGAGCTGTACACGAACTTTCGCAGTGGCTCCGGTGCGGCGATGGACGCCGAAATCGCCTCCGCCATCCGCCGTGGCCAGCCGGTGCTGTTCTACTACTGGAACCCGACCCCGCTGATGGGGCGATACAAACTCATCCGCTTGCAAGAACCACCGTTCGATGCCCAGGCCTGGGCCACCCTGACAGATGCCGGCAACCCTAACCCAAAGGGCAGCCGCTCACTGCCGGCGAAACTGTCCATCGGCGTATCCAAGGCCTTCCGTGATGGCTACCCGGACCTGGTGACGGTGTTCGAGCAGGTCGACCTGCCGATCGATCGGCTCAACAAGGCGCTGGCCGTCATGAGTGAAAAGCGCACGCCACCGCGCGAGGCCGCACTCGCCTTCCTGCGTGACAATCGCGATGTGTGGAAAGCCTGGCTGCCCGCAGACGTCGCCGACAAGGTCGAGGGCAGCCTGTGAGCAATGGCTTTCCCCAAGCGCTGCAGTTTTCTTTCGCTGAAAGCGTAAACAGGCTGGTCGACTGGCTGGTACTCAATTACGGCGATCAGTTGCGCGCGGTTTCAGACCAGCTGCTGCAACTGCTGGTCGGCCTGGAGAACCTGCTGCGCCTGCTGCCCTGGTGGCTGTTGTTGCTGCTGGTTGGCCTGCTTGCCTGGCACGCCAGCCGCAGCCTGCTGCGCAGCGCGGTACTGGTGGCGCTGCTGGCGCTGATTGGCATGCTCGGGCTGTGGGACAAGCTGCTGCAAACCTTGGCCTTGGTACTGGTGAGCACCGGTTTGTGCGTGCTGGTGGGCGTGCCGCTGGGCATACTGCTCGCGTCCCGGCCACTGGCCAGGCGGCTACTGTTACCCGTGCTGGATGTGATGCAGACGCTGCCGGCCTTCGTTTACCTGATCCCGGTGCTGATGCTGTTCGGCCTGGGCAAGGTCCCTGCCGTGTTCGCCACGCTGATCTACGCCCTGCCGCCACTGGTGCGGCTGACCGAACTGGGCCTGAGCCAGATCGACCCTTCGCTGCTGCAGGCCGCGCACGGCCTGGGGGCCAGCCGCTGGCAGCGGTTACGGCGCATTGCGCTGCCACTGGCGCTGCCAAGCATCATGGCTGGGCTCAACCAGTCGGTAATGATGGCCTTGTCGATGGTGGTGGTGGCATCGATGATCGGTGCCCGCGGTTTGGGTGAGGATGTGCTGGCGGGAATCCAGACCCTGAACGTCGGCCAGGGTGTGGAGGCCGGCCTGGCGATCGTCGCCTTGGCCATGGTGATCGACCGGATCAGCCAAGCGTATGGGCGTATTGCGCGCTGAACAAGG from Pseudomonas fortuita carries:
- a CDS encoding FecR family protein, with the translated sequence MNHDRLNTSPDDAITDAAAHWCMRLHAEDCTAGEREAFARWLAADPRHAEEYQAMLEIWQTADLLPRNATVVDFNPATRLPARPRNWRPLASAAAIALAVLPLAGWVGWEQGWLPNHYQHFEAGDRMQTIELSDGSTVQLNLHTELTYLNYKDQRQVTLKRGEAFFKVQHDSNHPFIVHAGNGQTRVTGTQFNVWKYQDQVKVTLVEGSVLVSSDGNAGGYRLGPGMQASYHKGDFEPQLEQSNDYSNSLAWRSGKLVLDNLSLEQALPVINRYLDAPLQLADASTGRIRISGIYNTREVARLVNNLPKVLPIYLTRSKDGSTVLNRISPPPNKG
- a CDS encoding Na+/H+ antiporter family protein; the encoded protein is MNAVIAAVGIMLILSLSRVHVVIALIIGALVGGLVGGLGIEGTLKAFNGGLGGGATVALSYALLGAFAVAIAKSGLAHALADRALAMIDRQGHTNGGKVKWLMIGLMLVVAVSSQNILPIHIAFIPLLVPPLLYVLTRLRIDRRLIACVITFGLITPYMFLPVGFGNIFLNEILLANVARAGVDVSGVNVTHAMAIPAAGMLVGLLLAVFISYRKKRDYDLARIEQVEQVSVQYNPLTLLVAGLAIAAAFIVQLLLDSMIIGAMVGFLIFSLSGIVKWKDTDGLFTEGMKMMAMIGFIMIAASGFADVMKATGEVQSLVETSARWIDHSKGIGALMMLLVGLLVTMGIGSSFSTVPILAAIFVPLCVQLGFDPLATVCIVGTAGALGDAGSPASDSTLGPTSGLNVDGQHHHIWDTVVPTFIHYNLPLLAFGWLAAMTL
- a CDS encoding ABC transporter substrate-binding protein, whose amino-acid sequence is MNKFSTLLAGLLLAVGLASTDSAVSAEQPSPIHFGAISWESGALTTEILRLIAERGYGYATDTLPGSTVSMEVALARNDLQVIAEEWAGRSPAWVKAEQEGQVFALGNTVKNAEEGWWVPAYVIEGDAVRKLKPLAPELRSVDDLKHYPQVFRDPESPDKGRFLNSPSGWTSETVNSQKLKAYGLDELYTNFRSGSGAAMDAEIASAIRRGQPVLFYYWNPTPLMGRYKLIRLQEPPFDAQAWATLTDAGNPNPKGSRSLPAKLSIGVSKAFRDGYPDLVTVFEQVDLPIDRLNKALAVMSEKRTPPREAALAFLRDNRDVWKAWLPADVADKVEGSL
- a CDS encoding ABC transporter permease, with product MSNGFPQALQFSFAESVNRLVDWLVLNYGDQLRAVSDQLLQLLVGLENLLRLLPWWLLLLLVGLLAWHASRSLLRSAVLVALLALIGMLGLWDKLLQTLALVLVSTGLCVLVGVPLGILLASRPLARRLLLPVLDVMQTLPAFVYLIPVLMLFGLGKVPAVFATLIYALPPLVRLTELGLSQIDPSLLQAAHGLGASRWQRLRRIALPLALPSIMAGLNQSVMMALSMVVVASMIGARGLGEDVLAGIQTLNVGQGVEAGLAIVALAMVIDRISQAYGRIAR